One window of Trifolium pratense cultivar HEN17-A07 linkage group LG5, ARS_RC_1.1, whole genome shotgun sequence genomic DNA carries:
- the LOC123883135 gene encoding F-box/LRR-repeat protein 12: MEDLSKIGASSIMHLPDDCLTIIFRALDCPTDRESFGLTCRRWLHIQNFNRRSLQFVCSFNILHPSSFLTKSLDVQTVHLHRLLRRFQHLESLSLCGCAELNDSGLTRLISYGSNLQNLNLDCCFKVTNYGLSLVASGCHLLTTISLYRCLGITDEGLDTLATACLSLKYVNLSYCSKISDKGLKALTQRCRQLQAVNISHCESISGVGFKGCSKSLTYVEAESCKLNLEGVTGIISGGGIEYLDVSCLSWSPLGDPLHGISFSSSLKILNFRMCRTVANSSIIAIAMGCKLLEEWNLALCHEVRISGWQAVGYYCQNLKKLHVNRCRNLNDNGLQALRDGCKSLSILYMNGCVHVTPFALEVFKSHRANVCIKEVEVMCISPYFPFR, encoded by the coding sequence ATGGAAGATCTTTCAAAAATTGGTGCTAGCTCCATCATGCACCTACCGGATGACTGCCTTACTATTATTTTCCGTGCTTTGGATTGTCCTACTGATCGTGAATCATTTGGCTTGACTTGCCGCCGATGGCTCCATATTCAAAATTTCAACCGTCGATCACTGCAATTTGTGTGTTCGTTCAATATACTACATCCTTCATCTTTCTTGACAAAAAGTCTTGATGTTCAAACAGTCCATCTCCATAGGTTGCTGAGGCGCTTTCAACATTTAGAGTCTTTATCTCTATGTGGTTGCGCGGAGCTCAATGATTCAGGATTAACCCGTTTGATAAGCTACGGTTCAAATTTACAAAATCTTAATCTGGATTGTTGTTTTAAAGTCACTAACTACGGGTTATCCCTGGTTGCATCTGGTTGTCACTTATTGACAACAATTAGTCTCTATCGGTGTCTTGGCATTACTGATGAAGGATTAGATACTTTAGCCACTGCTTGCCTATCTCTGAAATATGTAAACCTCTCATACTGCTCAAAAATATCCGACAAAGGGTTGAAAGCTCTTACTCAGCGGTGTCGCCAGCTTCAGGCCGTTAACATATCACACTGTGAGAGTATAAGCGGCGTTGGCTTCAAAGGGTGTTCAAAATCTCTCACCTATGTAGAGGCCGAGTCTTGTAAGCTTAACCTGGAAGGGGTGACAGGAATTATTAGTGGTGGTGGTATAGAGTATCTAGACGTATCTTGTTTAAGTTGGTCTCCTTTAGGAGATCCCTTACATGGAATAAGTTTTTCCTCAAGCCTCAAAATCCTCAACTTTCGAATGTGCAGAACTGTTGCCAATAGTTCTATTATTGCAATAGCCATGGGATGTAAACTACTCGAAGAATGGAACTTAGCATTATGTCATGAGGTGAGGATATCTGGATGGCAAGCAGTGGGGTATTATTGCCAGAATTTGAAGAAACTGCATGTTAATCGATGCCGCAATCTCAATGATAATGGCTTACAGGCATTACGAGACGGTTGCAAAAGTCTCTCCATTTTGTACATGAATGGTTGTGTTCACGTCACGCCTTTTGCATTAGAGGTATTCAAGTCTCACAGAGCCAATGTTTGCATAAAGGAAGTAGAGGTAATGTGCATAAGTCCTTACTTCCCATTCAGATGA
- the LOC123883134 gene encoding glyoxylate/succinic semialdehyde reductase 1-like — protein sequence MEIGFLGLGIMGKAMSINLLRHGFKVTVWNRTLSKCDELVEHGASVGETPAAVVKKCKYTIAMLSDPSAALSVVFDKDGVLEQINGRGYIDMSTVDAETSIKISEAIKAKGGDFLEAPVSGSKKPAEDGQLVILAAGDKAFYDEALPAFDVLGKKSFFLGEVGNGAKMKLVVNMVMGSMMNAFSEGLTLAGRSGLNPSTLLDVLDLGAISNGMFKLKGPTMLKNSYPPAFPLKHQQKDMRLALALGDENAVPMPVAAAANEAFKKARSMGLGDLDFSAVHETLQ from the exons ATGGAGATTGGGTTTTTGGGTTTGGGGATAATGGGCAAAGCTATGTCAATTAACCTTCTACGACATGGTTTCAAGGTTACTGTTTGGAACAGAACCCTCTCCAAG TGTGATGAACTCGTGGAGCATGGTGCTTCAGTTGGAGAAACACCTGCAGCTGTAGTCAAGAAATGCAAGTATACAATTGCAATGTTATCTGATCCTTCTGCTGCTTTGTCG GTTGTGTTCGATAAGGATGGTGTACTTGAGCAAATTAATGGAAGAGGTTATATTGACATGTCGACAGTTGATGCCGAGACATCTATCAAGATATCTGAG GCAATCAAAGCAAAAGGCGGTGACTTCCTTGAAGCTCCTGTTTCAGGTAGCAAGAAGCCGGCAGAAGATGGCCAACTAGTAATACTTGCTGCTGGCGACAAG GCATTCTATGATGAAGCACTTCCAGCATTTGATGTACTTGGGAAGAAATCTTTCTTTCTCGGCGAGGTTGGAAATGGTGCAAAAATGAAACTTGTTGTCAACATGGTAATGGGAAG TATGATGAATGCTTTCTCTGAGGGACTGACACTTGCTGGAAGAAGTGGCTTGAACCCTAGCACACTTCTTGATGTGCTG GATCTTGGTGCTATAAGTAACGGCATGTTTAAATTGAAAGGACCGACAATGCTTAAGAACAGTTACCCCCCTGCTTTTCCACTGAAACATCAGCAGAAGGACATGAGACTGGCTCTTGCCCTTGGAGATGAAAATGCTGTACCAATGCCTGTCGCGGCTGCAGCAAATGAG GCATTCAAGAAAGCCAGAAGCATGGGATTAGGAGACCTTGATTTTTCAGCTGTCCATGAGACTCTGCAATGA